A window of Pedococcus badiiscoriae genomic DNA:
CCTGGCTGAGCTGCTCAGCTTCCAGTCCGACCGGATCGTCGTCCGGCGCGGTGACGACGGTGCGACGGTCATCGAGTTCGGGGACGGCGTGCACGGTCGGCAACCGCCCTCGGGCAGCTCGATCGGCGTGGGCTACAGGCATGGCGGCGGGTACATCTCGGTGCTGCTGCAGCAGGGGCGCGTCATCATCGATGCCGACCAGAGCGAGGCACCGTCGAGTCCGGGCTGCGGGGTCTACCGGGCGGTCGTGCTCGACGCCACGGACCCGCTCAGGCAGCACCGCCTGCTCGTGCGGATTCCCGATCTCAGCGGCGACGACGCGGTGTGGGCCGCGGCATGCCTGCCCGGACCGGCGGCCTCGGCAGTCCCCGCAGTCGGTTCAGGGGTGTGGGTCGCCCTCGAGTCGGGCGACCCCTCGCGACCGGTCTGGCTGGGCCAGCGCGTCACCGCGTGAGCCACGCCGCCACCTGCGCCGCGCTCAGGCCTCGGGGGTGTCCAGTCCCTTCGCGATGGCGAACCGGACCAGCGCGATCCTGTTGTGCAGCTGCAGCTTGCCCAGAGTGTTCTGCACGTGGTTCTGCACCGTGCGGTGCGAGATGAAGAGCTCGGCCGCGATCTCCTTGTAGGACATGCCGGTCGCGACCAGCTTGAGCACCTCGGTCTCACGCTGGGTCAGCTCAGGGATGGGCCGGGAGGGGTCGGTCTGCGGCTCGGTCGACATCCTGCGGAACTCCCCCAGCACCAGGCCGGCCAGCCCGGGGGTGAACACCGCCTCGCCTCGGGCGGTCGCCTCGACGGCAGCCACGATCTGCTCGCGAGAAGCGGACTTCACCAGGTAGCCGGTCGCGCCCGCCTTGACCGCCTCCAGGACGTCCTGCTGCTCCCCCGAGGCCGACAGCACCAGCACCCGGGTGGCGAGGGACCCCAGCGCCGCGCACACCTCGTGGCCGCGCATGCCGGGCAGGTTGAGGTCGAGGACCAGGACGTCCGGGCGGGTGGCCCTGGTCCGGTTCACCGCGGCTGGCCCGTCGTCCGCCGTGGCCAGCACCGTCATCCCCGCCTCGGCGAGGTCGCGGGCAACGGCGTCGCGCCACAGCGGGTGGTCGTCCGCCACGACGACGCGGACCGGCGCAGGGTCGGCGGGCTCTGGATGCTGGTCGTTCATCGCGCTCCTTCGTCGTCGCGGCCGCCGTCCTTCGGCGCCCGCATCCGCACGGTCACCCCGGCACCCTCTCGCACCGAGTACTCGGCCGTTCCGCCCAGGTCGCTCAGCCGCCCACGGATGCTCGACGAGGCGCCCATCCGCCCGGCGGCCGCTGCTTCGTCGAGGCGACCCGCCGGCATACCCACGCCGTTGTCCCGCACGGTCAGGGCGACCTCGCTGCCGTCGTCCTCGACGAGCACCCACGCCTGGGCGTCGTCACCGGCGTGCAGGCGCACGTTGTCCAGGGCTGCTCCGACGGCCGCCACCAGCTCGCCGGCCACCCGAGGGGGCACGAGCACGGGGTCGGCGGGGGCCACGAGGTGGATGCGACCGCCGGCGAACCTGCCGAGCTGCTGGCGCAGGTCGAGGTCGCCGGTCACGGCGGCTTCGGTGTCGGCTGCCGACGTGCCGCTCACCAGCGCGCGCAGCAGGCGTTCCTGGTCGGCGGCCATCCCACCGAGGTGTGCGGCCTCGCCGCCGAGCTGGGTGCCGCGACGGTTGATGAAGGCCAGGGTCTGCAGCACCCCGTCGTGCACGGTGCGGGCCAGCCGCTCGCGCTCGCGCACCTGGGCCTCGAGGGCGATCGCCTCGCGCAGCCTGGCGTGCCCCTCCCGCGCGAGGTCACAGGCATAGCCGATGAGGGCGCCGATCAGGAGCAGCAGCACGATGTTGTTGATGGTGTTCGGCGTGGCCTTCCCGACCTCGACCACGTCGACGATGCCGATGAAGACCGCCGCCGGTATGCCGCCCTTGCGGCCCAGCAGCACGGCCGCCGACACCACGCCGGCCGCCGGCCAGAACGTCGGCAGGGTGCGCGAGCCCTCCGCGATCGCCTGGGGCGTGTCGACCAGCAGGGTAGCCAGGATCGCCGCCGCGCCGAGGAGCAGCTCGACGACCACCAGCCGCAGGCGGCGACTGCGGTAGATGACCAGGAACGCGGTCCACAGGCCGAGCACGCCCAGGACCGCCCAGCCGAGGGCGGGCCGCATGAGGTCGTGCGGGCGGTCGGCCAGGGAGTACGCGGCATACCCCAGGGCGAGGGGCCGGAAGACGTCGATCCCCTTCCAGAACGCCGACACGACCTCGGGCTGGGAGTCAGGTGCCGGGACGGCCCGGCCAACGGCCGGGCGCACGACTCGGCGCGTCGACAGGCCACCGTGCCGTGCCACGGCGAGGAGGGACCTAGCTCGCCGCGCGGGCGCCGGGCGGCACCTCGTCCGACACCGGCTCGACGTCCCGCGCGACGTCGTCGCGGTCGGCGGCGGCCTCGCTCTCGGTGCGGACGTCGTCAGGGCCGGTCAGCTCGTCGATGTCCGCCGCGGCGTCGTCGACACTCGAGCGCCTCCTGCGCGAGCTCTCGTCGTCGCCGGCATCGAGGGCCTCCTCGAGCTCCTTGGCCGCCGACCCCGGCAGGGCCGCCTCCTGGAGCTCGCGGGCCTTGGTCTTGGCCGCGGCGAGGATGCGGTCCTTCATCGACGTGGCGTACATGTCCACGTACTCCTGGCCGGACAGCAGCATGAGCTCGTACATGATCTCGTCGGTGATCGACCGCAGGACGAACCGGTCGTCCTCCATGCCCTCGTAGCGCGAGAAGTCCAGCGGCTTGCCGATCTTGATGCCGATGCGGATCAGCTTGGGGATCTTGGCGCCGGTCGGCTGGGCCTTGTCGGTGCCGATCATCGCGACGGGCAGCACCTTGACGCCGCCCTCGAGCGCCATCCGGGCGACGCCGGTGCGACCCCGGTACAGGCGGCCGTCAGGGCTGCGCGTGCCCTCGGGATAGATGCCCAGCAGCTCGCCGCGGCGCAGCACCTTCAGGCCCGAGCGCAGGGCCGCCTCGCCCGCGCGTCCCCCGGAACGGTCCACCGGCAGCTGCCCCACGCCACGGAAGAACGCGGCGGTGAGCCGTCCCTTGATGCCGCGACCGGTGAAGTAGTCGGCCTTCGCCAGGAAGGTCATCCGGCGCGGGACGACGAGCGGCAGGAAGATGGAGTCCGAGAACGACAGGTGGTTGCTGGCGAAGATGGCAGGACCGTCGTCGGGAATGTTCTCCTCGCCCTCGACCCACGGACGAAAGAGCAGTTTGAGGATCGGGCCAAGAACGACCGTCTTGAGAACCCAGTAGAACACCAGCACACCTCCCGAAGTGACGCCGTGAACTCTACGTTACTCACGCCGTCGTCGCGGCCCCGTGCGAGAATGCGCAGGAGGAGTCGGTGCAGCCATCGAGCGGCTGGGCCGGTTCGTCGGAGTTGGTCACGACGGCCGACCACCCGCCTCGATCCAGAGCAAGGGGCATCCATGAGCGACCGCGACGTCGACGCCGAGTTCGCGGACATCATCGCGCGCTGGGACGAGGTCGAGTCCCTTCCCGACCCGCCCGCCTCGCCCGACGCTCCTGACTCCCTCGGCGGCGACACCCCTGATCCCTCCGCCGACCCCGCCTCGGACCAGCGGGCGACCGGGGTCAACCCGCCGCTCCAGCCGAACGTGAACCCGCCACCGACGCGACCGTTCGTCGTCTGGCGCGGCGCCGAGCAGCCGGAACCGACCGAGGACGCGCCCGACCCCGTCGAGCTGCGCGAGCCGCACGACCTCGACGACGACGACCACTTCGAGCCCGGGCCCACGGCCCCCCTGCCGCCCCAGGAGGACCTGCAGTTCTGGGGGATCATCGTCGGCCTGGTGGCCGGCCCGCTGCTCCTGCTGTGGCTGGTGCTGTTCCGGCCCGACGTCAGCGACTGGTGGACCATCGGGGCGCTGGGGCTGACGGTCATGGGGTTCGTCCTGCTGGTGATGCGCCAGCCTCAGGCCCGCGACGAGGACGACCCCGACAACGGCGCCCGCGTCTGACCCACCTCCACGTCGACCCAGGTGGGGCGGTGGTCGCTGGCGGCGACCAGGTCCTCGGCCGACAGCTCGACCTCCCGGTGTGGCAGCACCCTGAGCTCCGGAGAGGCGAAGATGCCGTCGAGCAGCGCCCGAGGGGCCACCGCCGGATAGGTCGCAGCCGTCGGTGAGACCAACCGCAGCGATGCGGCGAACAGCTGCCAGGCCCGTCCGCTCTGCCCCTCGTTGAGGTCCCCGGCCAGCATCAGCGGGCCGCCTCCGGCGAGCGACTGGAGGATCTGGCCGGCGTGCCGCACGCGCTCGTCGGCGTCCAGGCTCAGGTGTACGGACGCCACCACGAGCGGCTGGTGACCGGCGGGACCGACCCGGATCACGGCATACCCGCGCCTGCGCTCCAGCCCGGCCACGGGGAGCCGCTGGTGCCGTGTCTCGGACACGTGGACACGCAGCGACGTGAAGATCGTCGTGCCGCCGCTGCCCCGGTGCCGGCCAGACCAGAACATGCCGCACTCGGCCGCAAACTGCGACACCCGCCAGGTCGAGAACAGCCGGCGCGGCACCTCCTGCAGGCACAGCACATCGGGGTCGATCGCACGGATGACGCGGGCTGCCGCCCGACGGTCCAGGGTGAGGTCCTTGACGTTGTAGGACGCCACCCGCACCGCGGTCATGCGCCCTCGGCGCCCGCGCGTCCCAGAGCGTCACGACGGGCGAGGTCGGCGGCTCCGATCAGTCCGGCCTCGTTGCCCAGCGCGGCCGCCACGATCCGCGCCTCGGGGCGGTAGCCGCGGCCGGTCAGGTGGCGCCGGAAGGTGCTCCGAGCCGGCTCCAGCAGCAGGTCGCCGGCGGCGCTCACGCCACCCCCGACGACGAAGACGCCCGGGTCGAAGGCGGCCGCGAGGTTGGCGATGCCCACGCCGAGCCACTGTCCGATCTCGCCGAGCAGCTCGGTCGCGGTCGGGTCGCCGTCGCGCGCCGCCTCGGTGATCATCGGGCCGGTCAGGGCGGACGGGTCACCGCCGGCCCGGGCGAGCAGGTCGGTGGCCATCGGGCTGTTCGCGGTCACCATGGAGCGGGCCTCGCGGACCAGGGCGTTGCCCGAGGCGTACTGCTCCCAGCAACCCTTGTTGCCGCACTCGCAGCGCTGACCGCCGGGCACCACCTGCATGTGCCCGAACTCCCCCGCGATGCCGAACCTGCCTCGCATGATCTGGCCGTCGAGGATGAGCGCGCCGCCGATGCCGGTGCCGAGGTTCACCATGACGACGTGCGAGTCCCCTTGTGCCGCACCGAATCGCCACTCCGCCCAGACGGCGGCGTTGGCGTCGTTGTCGACCGAGATCGGCACCGGCACGCGACGCTGGAGGTTTGCTTCGAGGGGTTCGTCGCGCCACGACAGGTGCGGGGCGAAGACGACGGTGGCCCGGTCCGCGGCCACGAAGCCCGCCGCTCCGATGCCGACCGCGACGACGTCGTCCCCGACGCCGTCGATGAGCTCGGCGACCACCTCGACGATCGTGTCCTCCACCACGGCCGGGCTGGTGGACCGGTGGGGGGTGTCACGGCGTGCTCTTGCCACGACCGTGCCCTCGGTGTCGACGACTCCCCCCGCCACCTTGGTGCCGCCGATGTCGATGCCGACCGCCAGGCCGGCGCTCACGACCCGACGCCCTCGGCGGCCAGCGCAGCCGCGCCGATCAGGCCGGCGTCGTTGCCGAGGCGGGCGGCCACCATCTCGGCGACCGGCCGGTGGCCTCGCCCCGTCAGGCTGCGTGCGTATGCCGCGTGCGCGGGCCCGATCAGCAGGTCACCGGCCGCGACGACCCCACCACCGATGACGATGAGCTCGGGGTCGAGGATCGCGGAGACCGACGCCGCGCCCTCACCCACCCACCGGCCCACGTCGGCCAGCAGCTCGACGGAGGCCGAGTCCCCGGCCTGCGCGGCACTGGTGACGTGGTCGCCCCTCAGCGCGGTGGGGTCGCCGCCACAGGCCTGCGCGAGCGCCGCTCCGCTCAGTGCGGCGGACGTCACGAGCTCACGGGCCTCGCGGACCAGGGCGTTGCCCGACGCGTAGACCTCCCAGCAGCCCCGGTTGCCGCAGCCGCACCGGATCCCGTCGGGCACGACCCTCATGTGTCCGAGCTCGCCCGCGATGCCGAAGGCGCCGCGCAACAACCTCGAGTCGGCCACGACGCCGCCGCCGATACCCGTACCGACGGTGATCAGCACCATGTCGTCGGCCTCGGTGGCGGCCCCGAACCGGAACTCGCCCCAGGCCGCGGCGTTGGCGTCGTTCTCGATGATGACGGGCTGGTCGATGAGCGCCTCGAGCCGCATCTTGAGCGGCTCGTTCCGCCACGCGAGGTTCGGGGCGAACAGGACGGTGGAGCCGGTGCGGTCGATGAAGCCGGCACACGCCACCCCCACGCCCCGGATGTCCGTGCGGCCGGCAGCGAGCTCCGCGACGACGGCGGCGACGTCGTGGG
This region includes:
- a CDS encoding ROK family glucokinase, with protein sequence MSVTIGVDIGGTKIAAGVVSATGEILARARRDTPAHDPDQIAHDVAAVVAELAAGRTDIRGVGVACAGFIDRTGSTVLFAPNLAWRNEPLKMRLEALIDQPVIIENDANAAAWGEFRFGAATEADDMVLITVGTGIGGGVVADSRLLRGAFGIAGELGHMRVVPDGIRCGCGNRGCWEVYASGNALVREARELVTSAALSGAALAQACGGDPTALRGDHVTSAAQAGDSASVELLADVGRWVGEGAASVSAILDPELIVIGGGVVAAGDLLIGPAHAAYARSLTGRGHRPVAEMVAARLGNDAGLIGAAALAAEGVGS
- a CDS encoding phage baseplate assembly protein V, translated to MSGQWRHERTRKPMNAQGHPADRADLEDLVRRARAGLRDWTDTTDSDPGVALLELFAFLAELLSFQSDRIVVRRGDDGATVIEFGDGVHGRQPPSGSSIGVGYRHGGGYISVLLQQGRVIIDADQSEAPSSPGCGVYRAVVLDATDPLRQHRLLVRIPDLSGDDAVWAAACLPGPAASAVPAVGSGVWVALESGDPSRPVWLGQRVTA
- a CDS encoding response regulator, producing the protein MNDQHPEPADPAPVRVVVADDHPLWRDAVARDLAEAGMTVLATADDGPAAVNRTRATRPDVLVLDLNLPGMRGHEVCAALGSLATRVLVLSASGEQQDVLEAVKAGATGYLVKSASREQIVAAVEATARGEAVFTPGLAGLVLGEFRRMSTEPQTDPSRPIPELTQRETEVLKLVATGMSYKEIAAELFISHRTVQNHVQNTLGKLQLHNRIALVRFAIAKGLDTPEA
- a CDS encoding 1-acyl-sn-glycerol-3-phosphate acyltransferase, with the protein product MFYWVLKTVVLGPILKLLFRPWVEGEENIPDDGPAIFASNHLSFSDSIFLPLVVPRRMTFLAKADYFTGRGIKGRLTAAFFRGVGQLPVDRSGGRAGEAALRSGLKVLRRGELLGIYPEGTRSPDGRLYRGRTGVARMALEGGVKVLPVAMIGTDKAQPTGAKIPKLIRIGIKIGKPLDFSRYEGMEDDRFVLRSITDEIMYELMLLSGQEYVDMYATSMKDRILAAAKTKARELQEAALPGSAAKELEEALDAGDDESSRRRRSSVDDAAADIDELTGPDDVRTESEAAADRDDVARDVEPVSDEVPPGARAAS
- a CDS encoding endonuclease/exonuclease/phosphatase family protein; this translates as MTAVRVASYNVKDLTLDRRAAARVIRAIDPDVLCLQEVPRRLFSTWRVSQFAAECGMFWSGRHRGSGGTTIFTSLRVHVSETRHQRLPVAGLERRRGYAVIRVGPAGHQPLVVASVHLSLDADERVRHAGQILQSLAGGGPLMLAGDLNEGQSGRAWQLFAASLRLVSPTAATYPAVAPRALLDGIFASPELRVLPHREVELSAEDLVAASDHRPTWVDVEVGQTRAPLSGSSSSRA
- the macS gene encoding MacS family sensor histidine kinase, with protein sequence MRPAVGRAVPAPDSQPEVVSAFWKGIDVFRPLALGYAAYSLADRPHDLMRPALGWAVLGVLGLWTAFLVIYRSRRLRLVVVELLLGAAAILATLLVDTPQAIAEGSRTLPTFWPAAGVVSAAVLLGRKGGIPAAVFIGIVDVVEVGKATPNTINNIVLLLLIGALIGYACDLAREGHARLREAIALEAQVRERERLARTVHDGVLQTLAFINRRGTQLGGEAAHLGGMAADQERLLRALVSGTSAADTEAAVTGDLDLRQQLGRFAGGRIHLVAPADPVLVPPRVAGELVAAVGAALDNVRLHAGDDAQAWVLVEDDGSEVALTVRDNGVGMPAGRLDEAAAAGRMGASSSIRGRLSDLGGTAEYSVREGAGVTVRMRAPKDGGRDDEGAR
- a CDS encoding ROK family glucokinase, whose protein sequence is MSAGLAVGIDIGGTKVAGGVVDTEGTVVARARRDTPHRSTSPAVVEDTIVEVVAELIDGVGDDVVAVGIGAAGFVAADRATVVFAPHLSWRDEPLEANLQRRVPVPISVDNDANAAVWAEWRFGAAQGDSHVVMVNLGTGIGGALILDGQIMRGRFGIAGEFGHMQVVPGGQRCECGNKGCWEQYASGNALVREARSMVTANSPMATDLLARAGGDPSALTGPMITEAARDGDPTATELLGEIGQWLGVGIANLAAAFDPGVFVVGGGVSAAGDLLLEPARSTFRRHLTGRGYRPEARIVAAALGNEAGLIGAADLARRDALGRAGAEGA